The stretch of DNA ATAGTTCTACGCCACAAATTCCCAAATCATAAAGATAAGCTCATTTCTGCGCTTGCTCCGTATAAAGAACAGATGATAGGTGTTGCAATCGAGTCTACATACAATTGGTATTGGCTGGTGGATGCGATGATGGAAGAAGGGTACAAAGTCCACTTGGCGAATCCCGCGGCGATGAAGCAATATCAGGGGATAAAACATCTAGATGACAAACAGGATGCGATTTGGCTGGCTCATTTGTTGCGGTTAGGCATTCTTCCAGAAGGATACATTTATCCAAGAGAAAGCAGAGCTCTTCGAGATTTACTTCGGCAACGGAGCCGGTTGGTTGTCCACAAGACTTCCATGAAACATACCCTGCAGCAGGTGTTTTGCAATCAAACGGGGATGGTTTTAACGAATACGTCCCTGACACGACTTAACGCAGAATCTCTTGAAACGGTTTTGAGGGAAGAAGATTTAGTTTATAACGGACGAAGCCAATTAATGGCCATTGATTTCTTAGGTGAGCAGGTCAAGGAGATTGAACGATATATCGAGAAAAAGATGGATGGGAAATATCCCTTTAGTCACCTGAGGACCATTCCGGGAATTGGGTTGATATTAGGCCTGACCATTGCTTTGGAAACGGGTCCTATTGAACGATTTGATTCTGCGAGTTCTTATGCTTCTTATTGTCGATGTGTTCCGACAGCGTACTGGAGCAATGAGAAACAAAAAGGTTCTGGAAACAAAAAGAACGGAAATAAATATCTCTCCTGGGCCTATTCGGAAGCGGCTAATTTCTCAATCCGGTATTGTAAAGAGGTCAAGGCTTATTATCAGCGTAAATGTGCCAAAACCTGTCAGCCGGTTGCTTATCGGGCGGTGGCCAACAAATTAGCCAAAGCCTGTTATTACCTGATGAAGAACAAAGTTTCATTTGACGTTCAAAGAGCGTTTTCTTCTTAAGAGTGGGGTTGAGGCAATTAAGCCAGATTTGGGGTTGGAGAAAAACCATCAGACCTGATTGGATGTTGCTTCAACCCTGTACAAAATAAATAAAAGAGATTTTGTTGATCTGCCTATACCATGAGCCCAAAGGGGTTGGCCCGAGGAAGATCGGAGCTATAAAACAATCTGACTGGACATGGGTATGGAACCGAATGATTTCTGGAGCAGTCCGAGGACTGTTTGGGCCTGAATACATGGATTCATATTATTCGGCCTAGATCCTGATGGGTGACTGGAGCAGATCATTTTTCAAAACAAATGACTGACTTCAAACCAATGAAACGAAGGCTGCAGTCACAAAAGACCTTTCTATAAACAGATCAAACGGGTTTTTAAATCAAAAAACCTGCGAGGAAGGACTTTTTTTCTCTTGATCCCCGCTCTAATGGGTGACCCTTTAAGGTCGGACTCGGACGCATTGCTTTAATTGTCTTTTTCTCATCGGGATGATAATAACCGCCCAGATCAACCGGCTTTCCTTGAGCGCCGATCAGTTCAGCCGAAATTTTAGCCTCATTTTCTTCAAGTTGTTTTGCGATTTTTGAAAACCGGGTCTGGAGGGCCTTGTCATCCGTCTGCTGAGCCAATGCCTGCGCCCAATACAACGTGAGATAAAAATGACTCCCTCGATTGTCAATTTCTCCCACTTTGCGCGAAGGCGATTTGTCGCTCTCCAAAAACTTGGCATTGGCCCGGTCCAGGGTATCTGCCAAAACTTTTGCGGTCGGATTGTTGGAAAATTTGCTGAGATGCTCCAGAGATGCGGCCAAAGCAAGAAATTCGCCGAGCGAATCCCAACGGAGGTAGCCTTCTTCCTGGAATTGCTGGACATGTTTTGGCGCGGAACCACCGGCTCCGGTTTCAAAGAGCCCCCCCCCATTTAACAAGGGAACTATCGAAAGCATCTTTGCACTGGTCCCGATTTCAAGTATCGGAAAGAGATCTGTCAGATAATCCCTCAGTACGTTTCCCGTGACTGAAATAGTATCTTTCCCTTCTTTTAAACGCTGTAGTGAAACCTTTGTCGCTTCCGCAGGAGTCATGATTCGAATATCAAGCCCTTTGGTATCGTGGCCTGGGAGATATTGGTTGACCTTTTTGATGATTTCCTCATCATGCGCCCTATTTTTATCCAGCCAGAATATTGCGGGAGATCCTGTGGCTCGCGCCCGGTTCACCGCCAGTTTGATCCAATCCTGGACCGGTGCATCCTTGGTCTGACACATGCGCCAGATGTCCCCTTCCTCCACCAAATGTTCCAGCAATGTCTGTCCTGACGCGGAAACCACCCGAATTTTACCTGCACCCTGGGATTTGAAAGTTTTGTCATGAGATCCATATTCTTCGGCCGCTTGCGCCATCAATCCGACGTTCGGAACACTCCCCATCGTTTTCGGGTCGAAAGCACCATTGGTTTTACAGAACTCAATGACTTCCTGATAGACCGTGGCATAGCTGCTGTCGGGAATCACGGCTTTGGTATCGTACGCCTTGCCATCGGGACCCCACATTTTTCCGGAATCGCGAATAACGGGCGGCAGGGAGGCATCGATGATGATATCGCTCGGAACATGCAAATTGGTTATCCCCTTATCGGAATTAACCATGGCTAGAGGAGGACGTTTCTGATAGACGGCCTGAATGTCTTTTTCAATAGCAGTGCGTTGATCTTCAGGCAGTGATTTTATTTTGACATAAAGATCTCCCAGCCCGTTATCGGGATCGACCCCCAATTTCTGGAATACCTCTTTGTATTTCTCAAAAACCTCTTTGAAATAGACCGAAACGACGTGACCGAAGATTTTCGGATCGGAGACTTTCATCATGGTCGCCTTGAGATGGACGGAAAAAAGAACCCCTTGCTTTTTTGCATCGTCAATCTGCGCCTCGATGAACTCACGCAACACGCGGCGGCTCATAAACGTCGCGTCGATGATCTCTCCTGCCTGAAGGGGAAGCTTTGGTTTCAGGACGGTAATCCCCCCGTCCTGACCGACAAATTCAATTCGTGCGTCGGTTGCCGCTGAAAGCGTTGTTGATTTCTCGTTAGATCTGAAGTCTCCCCTTGTCATATAAACGACGTGAGACTTCGAGTCACGGCTCCAGGGCCCCATCTTGTGTGGATGCTTTCTCGCGTAATTTTTGACCGAAAGCGGCGCGCGACGGTCCGAGTTCCCTTCCCTTAGTACCGGGTTGACAGCGCTCCCCTTAATTTTGTCGTAACGGGTCTTAATCGATTTCTCCTGGTCGTTTTTGGGATCTTCCGGATATTCGGGCAGCTTGTAACCCTGACTCTGAAGCTCCTTAATGGCCGCCTTCAACTGAGGCAGGGAGGCGCTCACATTGGGAAGTTTAATCATATTCGCCTGGGGGGTCTTCGCAAGTTCACCCAATTCGGCAAGATCATCCGGCTGTCTTTGATTCTCGGTCAGCAATTCAGGAAAAGACGAGAGGATTCTCCCGGCAAGAGAAATATCTTTCAATTCCAGTGCCACACCTGCGGCAGCTGCAAACGCGTTGACCATCGGCAGAAAAGAGTAGGTTGCCAACATGGGGGCTTCATCCGTCTTGGTATAAAAAATTTTAGCGAGTTTTGACATCTTGGTTCTCCTTACCTGAGCAATATTAAAATGACTTATTTTACCCGCCCGTCTGAACAAAACAGGCGCGGAAGATTTATTTTTACTACACTGGATCCGCTGAAGTCAACGGGTTCCACCTTGATCTGAGGAACTTTCCAAAATGGGGGTCAAGACCGGATGGAAGGACGTTTTTCCCGGTTAAAAATCTACTTTTTGAGACTGAGTAAATAGGCGGTCAATTCTTCGAGATCCCTGTCCGGAAGCCGGACCGCAGGCATAAAAGATCCGGGAGATAAGGATTGCGGATCTTTAAAATGCGCGATGAGCCATGCCTTATCCCGCTTATCCCCTTCGAACGAGAGGTCGGGTCCTGCCATGCCACCTTTCCCCTGGATCCGGTGGCAGCCTGCGCATGCCATTTTCGCATAGATCCCTGCTCCCCGAACAAGGACGGGGTCCGTCACCGGGATTTTTGAAGTTTCCCGAATGGAAAGACCCAGCATGATAAAAATAAAGATGAGGAGAAGTACACCCGATCCAATGGCAAAAGGACGCTGAACGGGAGCGCGATCCCGGTTCCGGCCCAGAAAAGGAACCGCGAATAAAAAGCCAAAAAAAATCAACGGGATGATAAAGGTGGCCACTAATTCCCAATTTCCCTCGAAGTATTTGAGAAACTGATAATAAAAGAGAAAATACCACTCGGGAACGGGCCGAAAGGTGGTATCGGACGGATTGGCCCTGTCACCCAGATGGGCAGGGAAATAGTTCGCCAGGACCATTAACAGGGCAAAAAGTGCGCCCATGGCGACGGCGTCCATGAAGACCTGCTTTGGATAAAAAGGTTCCGAATGGGACTTTGCCTTCTCATTATCCCAGGGTCCTGCGGCACCAACTCTTCGCAAAATAAAGAGATGTAAGGCCACCAGAGTCACGATAGTCCAGGGGAGAAATAGCGTATGAACGGCAAAAAAGCGGCTGAGCGTGAAAGCGCCCAGATCGGATCCACCCCTGAGGATTCGCGACAGGGATCCACCTATTCCAGGAACGGTTCCCGCCAGGTTAATGCCGACTTGAGTCGCCCAATACGCTTTCTGGTCCCAGGGGAGAAGATAGCCCGTAAATCCAAATACCAGTACCAGCATAAACAGGCAAACTCCGACAAGCCACATCATTTCTCGGGGAGCTTTATAAGCACCATATAAATAGACCTGTAACATATGAAGCCCGATCATCACCATCATTGCGCTTGAGCCCCAATGAT from Nitrospirota bacterium encodes:
- a CDS encoding IS110 family transposase; protein product: MKLYCGIDLHSTNSYVVVVSEDSKIVLRHKFPNHKDKLISALAPYKEQMIGVAIESTYNWYWLVDAMMEEGYKVHLANPAAMKQYQGIKHLDDKQDAIWLAHLLRLGILPEGYIYPRESRALRDLLRQRSRLVVHKTSMKHTLQQVFCNQTGMVLTNTSLTRLNAESLETVLREEDLVYNGRSQLMAIDFLGEQVKEIERYIEKKMDGKYPFSHLRTIPGIGLILGLTIALETGPIERFDSASSYASYCRCVPTAYWSNEKQKGSGNKKNGNKYLSWAYSEAANFSIRYCKEVKAYYQRKCAKTCQPVAYRAVANKLAKACYYLMKNKVSFDVQRAFSS
- a CDS encoding NADP-dependent isocitrate dehydrogenase, yielding MSKLAKIFYTKTDEAPMLATYSFLPMVNAFAAAAGVALELKDISLAGRILSSFPELLTENQRQPDDLAELGELAKTPQANMIKLPNVSASLPQLKAAIKELQSQGYKLPEYPEDPKNDQEKSIKTRYDKIKGSAVNPVLREGNSDRRAPLSVKNYARKHPHKMGPWSRDSKSHVVYMTRGDFRSNEKSTTLSAATDARIEFVGQDGGITVLKPKLPLQAGEIIDATFMSRRVLREFIEAQIDDAKKQGVLFSVHLKATMMKVSDPKIFGHVVSVYFKEVFEKYKEVFQKLGVDPDNGLGDLYVKIKSLPEDQRTAIEKDIQAVYQKRPPLAMVNSDKGITNLHVPSDIIIDASLPPVIRDSGKMWGPDGKAYDTKAVIPDSSYATVYQEVIEFCKTNGAFDPKTMGSVPNVGLMAQAAEEYGSHDKTFKSQGAGKIRVVSASGQTLLEHLVEEGDIWRMCQTKDAPVQDWIKLAVNRARATGSPAIFWLDKNRAHDEEIIKKVNQYLPGHDTKGLDIRIMTPAEATKVSLQRLKEGKDTISVTGNVLRDYLTDLFPILEIGTSAKMLSIVPLLNGGGLFETGAGGSAPKHVQQFQEEGYLRWDSLGEFLALAASLEHLSKFSNNPTAKVLADTLDRANAKFLESDKSPSRKVGEIDNRGSHFYLTLYWAQALAQQTDDKALQTRFSKIAKQLEENEAKISAELIGAQGKPVDLGGYYHPDEKKTIKAMRPSPTLKGHPLERGSREKKSFLAGFLI
- a CDS encoding cytochrome b N-terminal domain-containing protein — its product is MRKVADWISRRLNLPPVLHHLLDEAIPGGASWIYIFGSVTLFLFVLQAITGSLLAIYYAPTPDHAYDSVRYIQDEIPFGSLIRGLHHWGSSAMMVMIGLHMLQVYLYGAYKAPREMMWLVGVCLFMLVLVFGFTGYLLPWDQKAYWATQVGINLAGTVPGIGGSLSRILRGGSDLGAFTLSRFFAVHTLFLPWTIVTLVALHLFILRRVGAAGPWDNEKAKSHSEPFYPKQVFMDAVAMGALFALLMVLANYFPAHLGDRANPSDTTFRPVPEWYFLFYYQFLKYFEGNWELVATFIIPLIFFGFLFAVPFLGRNRDRAPVQRPFAIGSGVLLLIFIFIMLGLSIRETSKIPVTDPVLVRGAGIYAKMACAGCHRIQGKGGMAGPDLSFEGDKRDKAWLIAHFKDPQSLSPGSFMPAVRLPDRDLEELTAYLLSLKK